In the genome of Methanobrevibacter sp., the window TCTTGTACCTCTTGGTCTTGTAAATTCCATTTTTACTCTCCTTATAAATGATATATTATAATTTAAGTATGTATATACAAATTTATATAATCTTTGTTAATCAATAGAATATTATATGAAAATTAAAGGTAGTACAAATATTGTAGGATTAATTGGTCATCCGGTTGAACATAGTTTCTCACCGCCAATGCATAATGCTGCATTTGAAAAATTGGGGATGGATTATGCATATGTTGCTTTTGATGTTGATCCGAATAATTTAGGTTCAGCAATTGAAGGTGCTAAATCATTGAATATTAAAGGATTCAATGTTACCATTCCTCATAAGATTGAAGTAATGCAATTTTTAGATGAAATTGATGAAGTTGCTGGTTTGATTGGTGCGGTCAATACAATAGATTTCAAAAATATGAAAGGATATAATACTGATGGAATTGGTGCTGTAAGGGCAATTGAAGAGGTAATCAGCATCAAAGATAAGAATGTTGTGATTGCAGGCGCTGGTGGTGCATCAAGAGCTATTTCATTTTATCTTGCAAAATATGGTGCAGATTCTATAACAATATTAAATAGGAATGTAGATAGGGCTATCAGCTTGGCAGGGGATGTTTTGGATTCAGGATTAATCGCTGATGTTCAGGCAGATTCCATATCAGAAATTAATAACTATTTGAGTGATGCAGATATTCTCGTTGATACAACACCAATGGGAATGCATCCTCATGTGGATGATGAACCGATTGCTCGTGCTGAAGATATGCATGAAGATTTGGTTGTATTTGATGCAGTATACAATCCTAATGAAACAGTTTTAATAAAAGAAGCTATTAAAGCAGGTGCAAAACCGGTTTATGGAATTAAAATGCTGCTTTATCAAGGTGCAGAAAGTTTTAAAATCTGGACTGGAGTGGATGCTCCTGTTGATGAGATGGAAAAGGCTTTAAGACAAACACTTAATTTAGAGTGATATCATGGATTTAATGTTTGATGTTTCAGGATTAAACGAAGAAAAAGAAGAATTTTCAAATTCTAAAAAAGATGTATTGAAATTTCTAAAAATAATTGGAGTTGACAGTCGTTTTGTCTCATACACTCCAGAGAAAATCTATATTAATAATTTAAGATTTTCAAAATTTTCAAGAAAAAGACAAGCTACCTTTAATAAGCAATATCCTGAAATTGAAGTCGTAAGAAGCTCTTTATTCCAAAAGATATGTTCAAAATCATCAAAACATTTGGCTTTGGAAATACAACCTAATTCAGTTGTTTTAATGCCTAAGGATAATTTCATCGTTGAACTGATTATGGAACCTTATACACGTAAATACGGTGCAAAACTGGTTTATGATGGAGATTATGATTTATTGGTCAATCCGTTGATTTTAAATGATCAGGTAAATGATATTTTTGAAGGAATATTCAACGGTGAAGGTTTAAACTTTAAGATGGATTCTAATGAAATATATCCTCTGATTAATGTTCCTTTGGAATGGATTAATTCATTTTTGGAAATGGATGGTCAAAAATTAATTGAAAATAAAAATAAAAATGAGTTAGCTACTTCCTTCAGTGAATTTTTGGAAGATGTAACTCCTCAATATAAAGAAAATGTTGTCAAAGCAGCAGAGTTCATTGAAAAAAAATTAGAAACTGAACAATGAAACCTGTTTGTCAGTTTTCTTTTTCTCTTTTTTCTCTTTTGGTTTCTTTTCTACTTTTTTAGGTTCTTCTTTTTCTGGTTCTGGAATAGATTCTTCAATTGCAGGTTCTTCAAGAACTATTTCTTCTTTTTCTGGTTCTTCAGGTTTGATTTCTTCTTTAATCTTAGTAGAATCAATGCCAGGAATTTCAAACGGAAGGTCACTTTCAGATTTTTCTTCTGCCTCAGCAGCAACATTCATCATTTGGCTTTTAAGCTCTTCAGCACGTCTGTCACGTTCTTCAACTCTCATTTGAGCTTGTTGTTTTTCCATTTTTGTAATAACTTTTTTAGGAATCTTTTTTGATCTGAATCTTTTGATTTCATTATCTTCAAATTCAAAGTAATCAGAGATTTCCCAAGCAAGTTCATCATTTTTAAACATTATCTCGAGGTATGGGAACATTGCAACGGCTTCTGCATGTGAAATATGAATTCTTTCAGATATCTTCTCGGCAATTGCATCTCTGAGGTTTCTTTTACCTCTGTTACGTCCCATTAATGAGAAAATGGTTGGAGTTTGGATTTTTGTGAATTTTTTATATGTTTCGTGCTTGGAGTTACTTACTCCAATTCCCATGAAGTCACTTGCATATTTCCAGTAACCGTAATTTCTACTGCTCAATGTCCTTCCAAAGAATATGTCTGCTTTTGAGATGTAATCATAAGCTTTTTTAATCTCGTCTTTTTTCTTGTATTCTCTTGGAATGTTTTCTGCAATATATTCCATAACTAGTGTAGGGTCTTCTTCAATCCACATTGCCTCTTTAACGTGAGCAGGAGTTTTACTTTTTAAAACACCAGTTATTGCATTGAAAATATCAGAACGTGTATCCTTGGTTTTCATGTTTTCTACATCTTTCACTTCAAGTGTAGAATCTTTACTGGATAATGCTTGCAATGTATTAATCGCTGATCTGACATCTCCTTGAGACTTAACTGCTATTTCTTTTAATGCAGCAGGGTTTGCCTCAACACCTTCTGCCTCTGCAATTTCTCTTAAAAGTTTTGAGATGGAATTCCATCTGGACTTTTTCATTTTAATTACTTGGCATTTAGGTTTGATTGATTGCAATCTTTTTGAGTAAAAATCATTGGCTATTAAAATCATTGGATGATTGGAGTTTTTGATTATTTCTCCAATGGCTCTAACTCCTCCACGGTCGTTAGTTCCGTGAATACCGTCTACTTCGTCAAGAATAATTAATTTATATTCATCTCCAAAAAGTGATCTGGAAGATGAAGATTCACCAATTGTACTTTTAATAACGTCTTGGGAACGTTTATCACTCGCGTTAAGCTCAATATGTTCTGAAAATTGTTTTGCAATAATTTGAGCTAATGTTGTTTTTCCAATACCGGGTGGACCAACTAAAAGTAGAGGTATTTGTGGGTCATTTGATTTCCAAGCGCTAACCCAATCTTTGATTATTTTAATCTCTTTAGTATTACCTACCACTTGGCTTAGTTCCTGTGGTCGGTATTTATCAGTCCATAACATTTCTATACCTTATAAGAATTGGGTTAATAAAGCTTCAAGTTGTATTCTTGGATTTGCTCCTTCTCTTATTCTGAAATCACATTCAGCGATAGCTTCAATTAAATCCATGTAAATACTTGCATCCATTTTTCCTTCAAGAACTCTTTTGGAAACATCTTGATAAATTTGAGTCACCATGTCTTCTCCACTGGTTCCCTGAAGCACCATGGTTTCTCTAAGGAGTGTACGAGCACCCATAAAGTCTCCCATTAATGCTTTGTTTATCATATTTCCAATGTCTTGCGGTTTTGCTTTTGAAACAACTTCATAAACCGCATCTTCTGTGATGGCTTCTCCTTCTGAAGTTGCTGCCTGTAAAACGTTCACTGCTTTTCTCATATCTCCTTCAGCAAAGTAAACGATTGATTCAAGGCCTTGGTCATCTGCTTCAAATCCTTCTGTTTCGCAGATATATTGTAAACGTTCTTTAATTTCTTCTCCTTTAAGCGGTGCAAATCTGAATATTGCACATCTGGATTGGATTGGGTCAATAATTTTTGATGAATAATTACATGAAAGTATAAATGAAGCGGTTTTAGTATACATTTCCATTTCACGACGAAGAGCATGCTGTGCATCTTTTGTCATATTGTCTACTTCGTCTAAAAAGATTATTCTGAATGGTGCACCAACTGGTTTCAATCTACAGAAACTTTTGATACGGTCTCTTACAGTATCAATTCCTCTTGCATCTGATGCATTTAATTCTAAAAAGTTTTGTCTCCAGTATTCTCCTAAAATGGATTTTACTAGTGCTAAGGCTGTGGTTGTTTTACCGACACCTGCAGGACCTGTAAACATTAAGTTAGGCATACTTTCTTCGCCTACGTATTTCTGTAATCTTGTAACAATTTGTTTCTGTCCTACAATGTCATCTAATTTTTGTGGTCTATATTTTTCTACCCATGGTCCGCTCATTTAATCACCATTTTTTTATAGTAACATTATGTATTTTGTAATTAAATTATTTTTTGCTTAACTTTTTTAAGTATATGGAATCTAATAGATATATATTTAAAGTAAGCATTTAAAAACTAATGTTTATAATAAATTTTAAGGTGTTAATTAATATGAGAAATACATGGAAACTTAAGTTAAGAATGATTCTTACATCTATTATAATGTTTTCAATCGTATATTTCCTTATAATGCTTGTAGGATATTTCTTAGGCATTAGTAGCTGGAAATTATACTTTGGTATAAGTATAGTAATTATATTTTTACAATATTGGTTTGGACCAAGTATAGTAAAACGTTCAATGAATGTAAGGCCATTATCAGAATCTGAAGCACCTCATATCCATAAAATGGTTCAAGAATTAGCTGATGCAGCTGGAATTCCAAAACCAGAAATAGGTTTGTCTGAAATTAATATTCCAAATGCATTTGCATATGGTAGGTCAAGTAGAAGTGGACACATTGCAATTACTCGTCCAATTTTAGGATTGCTTGACCGTGATGAGCTAAAAGCTGTTATTGGTCACGAAATGGGTCATATCAAACATAATGATATGATTGTTACTGCAGCGGTTAGTGTTATTCCAATGATTTGTTACTACATTGCATTGTCATTCATGTTCTCAGGAGACAATGACAATGGTGGTGGAATTATAATTGGAATTCTTGGATATGTATTCTATTTAATTGGACAGTTATTAGTGCTCTTTATTTCAAGAACTCGTGAA includes:
- a CDS encoding replication factor C small subunit, encoding MSGPWVEKYRPQKLDDIVGQKQIVTRLQKYVGEESMPNLMFTGPAGVGKTTTALALVKSILGEYWRQNFLELNASDARGIDTVRDRIKSFCRLKPVGAPFRIIFLDEVDNMTKDAQHALRREMEMYTKTASFILSCNYSSKIIDPIQSRCAIFRFAPLKGEEIKERLQYICETEGFEADDQGLESIVYFAEGDMRKAVNVLQAATSEGEAITEDAVYEVVSKAKPQDIGNMINKALMGDFMGARTLLRETMVLQGTSGEDMVTQIYQDVSKRVLEGKMDASIYMDLIEAIAECDFRIREGANPRIQLEALLTQFL
- a CDS encoding shikimate dehydrogenase — protein: MKIKGSTNIVGLIGHPVEHSFSPPMHNAAFEKLGMDYAYVAFDVDPNNLGSAIEGAKSLNIKGFNVTIPHKIEVMQFLDEIDEVAGLIGAVNTIDFKNMKGYNTDGIGAVRAIEEVISIKDKNVVIAGAGGASRAISFYLAKYGADSITILNRNVDRAISLAGDVLDSGLIADVQADSISEINNYLSDADILVDTTPMGMHPHVDDEPIARAEDMHEDLVVFDAVYNPNETVLIKEAIKAGAKPVYGIKMLLYQGAESFKIWTGVDAPVDEMEKALRQTLNLE
- a CDS encoding ATPase; protein product: MDLMFDVSGLNEEKEEFSNSKKDVLKFLKIIGVDSRFVSYTPEKIYINNLRFSKFSRKRQATFNKQYPEIEVVRSSLFQKICSKSSKHLALEIQPNSVVLMPKDNFIVELIMEPYTRKYGAKLVYDGDYDLLVNPLILNDQVNDIFEGIFNGEGLNFKMDSNEIYPLINVPLEWINSFLEMDGQKLIENKNKNELATSFSEFLEDVTPQYKENVVKAAEFIEKKLETEQ
- a CDS encoding zinc metalloprotease HtpX; this translates as MRNTWKLKLRMILTSIIMFSIVYFLIMLVGYFLGISSWKLYFGISIVIIFLQYWFGPSIVKRSMNVRPLSESEAPHIHKMVQELADAAGIPKPEIGLSEINIPNAFAYGRSSRSGHIAITRPILGLLDRDELKAVIGHEMGHIKHNDMIVTAAVSVIPMICYYIALSFMFSGDNDNGGGIIIGILGYVFYLIGQLLVLFISRTREYYADEASVEFGNRPAALVSALYKLSYGAARCDKQTISEVNINRAFFVNDVNNARNDVTDFQQIDFDGDGKISDEELRRLANSDVKISKRSGLMELLSTHPDSLKRVKRLAELE
- a CDS encoding replication factor C large subunit encodes the protein MLWTDKYRPQELSQVVGNTKEIKIIKDWVSAWKSNDPQIPLLLVGPPGIGKTTLAQIIAKQFSEHIELNASDKRSQDVIKSTIGESSSSRSLFGDEYKLIILDEVDGIHGTNDRGGVRAIGEIIKNSNHPMILIANDFYSKRLQSIKPKCQVIKMKKSRWNSISKLLREIAEAEGVEANPAALKEIAVKSQGDVRSAINTLQALSSKDSTLEVKDVENMKTKDTRSDIFNAITGVLKSKTPAHVKEAMWIEEDPTLVMEYIAENIPREYKKKDEIKKAYDYISKADIFFGRTLSSRNYGYWKYASDFMGIGVSNSKHETYKKFTKIQTPTIFSLMGRNRGKRNLRDAIAEKISERIHISHAEAVAMFPYLEIMFKNDELAWEISDYFEFEDNEIKRFRSKKIPKKVITKMEKQQAQMRVEERDRRAEELKSQMMNVAAEAEEKSESDLPFEIPGIDSTKIKEEIKPEEPEKEEIVLEEPAIEESIPEPEKEEPKKVEKKPKEKKEKKKTDKQVSLFSF